GTGGCGAGCCGCGGTGCGAGACCATCCGCGCCCTCGTAGGAGGCTTCGGCCAGCGGTTCGATCACCTTGCTTGCAACGAAGAAGACGCCGTTCGAGGCAACAATGGCGGGATTCAGGTTCTTCGGCTCGGAGTCGGCTGCGACGATCAGGCGTCCGCCGGCCGGCACGTCCTGTGCCAGAGCAATGCGCGAAAGTGCGGTCGAGCCGAGCAGCAGCGCGGTGCCTTGCAGCAGGCTGCGCCGAGAGATATCCGCAATAGTCATGCCCCTTCCAATCCTTAAAAATTCAATGGCCTATATTCGAGCTGAAACCGTAAGTGTGACAGGAATTAAATTCGAACAGGATGGCCAGGCGAGATATTTTTTGTCACCCAGCCATTATTTTCAACGGCTGCCAACGGCAAGCCGGGGCGCTTCGGCGCCGAGACTGCGGTAGGCTGGCTGGCCCGGCGTCTAATGTGCACCTCTGCTGATCTCACCTGGAAGTGACCGGTTTGGTGGCGGACGTGTCGCCGAAAATCGACATGGTCGATCTTCTATTGCTGGCCTCCAGTTCCTACGTAACCGTGGACCGATACGTCATTCCGGTATCCGCATTCTGCAGAGGGCAGGCGACCGCTTCGCCCGATCCATGAGGAAATACATGACCCGTTCCCGGCAGTTGCGCCTTGGCGCCTTTATGCGTCCCGTCAGCCTGCATACCGGCGCATGGCGCTATCCGGGGTCCTATCCGGATGCCAATTTCAACTTCGCCCATCTGAAGTCATTCGCGCAGAAGCTCGAGGCCGCGAAGTTCGACGCCTTCTTCATGGCCGATCACCTGGCTGTGCTCAACATGCCGGTCGAGGCGCTGAAGCGCAGCCATACCGTGACCTCCTTCGAGCCGTTCACGCTGCTTTCGGCGCTCGCCGCCGTCACCGAGAGGATCGGTCTCGCTGCGACGGCGTCGACGACCTTCGACGAGCCCTACCATATCGCCCGTCGTTTCGCCTCGCTCGATCACATCAGCAATGGCCGCGCCGCCTGGAACATCGTGACCACCTCCAACCCCGATGCAGCCCTCAATTTCGGTCTGGACGAGCACGTGGAACACGGTGAGCGCTATAAGCGGGCGCGTGAATTCTACGATGTCGTCACCGGCCTCTGGGACAGCTTCGCCGACGATGCCTTCATCCGCGATCGCGACAGCGGCATTTATTTCGATCCCGACAAAATGCATGTGCTCGACCACAAGGGCGAGGAGTTGAGCGTGCGCGGGCCGTTGAACATTGCCCGACCGGTTCAGGGCTGGCCCGTCATCGTGCAGGCCGGCCAATCGGATCCGGGTCGCCAGCTTGCGGCCGAAACCGCGGAAGTGGTTTTCTGTTCGCCGCGCGATCTTGACGGTGGCAAGGCACTTTATGCCGACATCAAGGGCCGGATGCAGGCCATCGGCCGCAATCGCGACCATCTCAAAATGCTGCCCGCCGCCTTCGTCGTCATCGGCGACAGCATCGAGGAGGCGCGCGCCAAGCGTCTCGCCCTCGACAGCCTCGTTCACTACGATAGCGCCATCGCATCGCTTTCGATCGCGCTTGGCCATGATGCCTCCAGCTTTGACCCGGATGCGCCACTGCCCGATGATATTCCCGATACCAATGCCAGCAAGACCGGCCGCGCCCAGGTCATCAAGCTGGCGCAGGAGGAAAACCTGACCGTGCGCCAGCTTGCCCAGCGTTATGGCGGCTATTCGGGCCTTGCCTTCGTCGGCACGCCTGAGAGCATTGCCGATGAGATGGAACGCTGGCTGGATGAGGAAGGTTCGGATGGCTTCAACATCGTCTTCCCCTACCTGCCGCAGGGTCTCGACGACGTCACGACACGCCTGGTTCCGGAATTGCAGCGCCGGGGCCTGTTCCGCAGGGACTATGAGGGCACGACGCTGCGAGAACATCTTGGCCTGCCACGGCCGGAAAACCGCTTCTTCAGCTGAAGAAAACCGCCAGGGCCGGGCAACGATCAGGCGGAGCGACCCTTCGAAGAGGGCTGGTGCGGAGAGGCGGAGGCGACCGCCTGACCGGAGGCTATTTCCTGATAACACCGACCCTTGCCAGCACTTCGCCGGGAATGGCGTAGCGCTGGATAACGTCCTTGTTGTTGCGAAGCCCACAGATCTCGCGCTGGACGAAGAGCGCCCAGACTGCATCGGAGGCGTTGTTGACCAGGGTCTCGCGCTGCTCGGCGCCATGGCGATCGGGATTCCAGGCCTTCAGCGCAGCGAGCGCCGATTCGACCTTCAGGCCATTGCGCCCGAGCGAACTCGCTCGTTCCGACATAAGCTCATATTCAAGTACGTTCACCCCGCCTTCGGCCGAAAAGGACTGCCTGAAGGATTGCGGCGGGCGAACGCTCATTGGACTTGCTCTCGCTGGTTACGGCGCCGGCCTGCCCGTGACCTGAAAATAGGCCCAGGCAGCGGCAAACACGAGAACCACCACGGCGATGATCATCAGCTTGCGAAGCATGGGATTGGGTGCTTTCGGCGGGGGCTTCGGCTTGCGAAACTTGATAACGTTGTCGCTCATTGTCTTGCTGTTCGGTTCGTTCTTCTCACAGCAGTAACGCATATCGACGGGCTTTGGCACCCGTGTCCTGTCCAAATATGCGCTTTTATGTGAGAGCTGCCGGTGGACACCGGCAGCTCAAGGTCGAGCCGGATCAGCGCGCCGCCCAGTTGGCGCCGCGACGGAAGATCGTCTTCATCTGCGGCACGTCGAATTCCTTGGCGACATGGCCAAGGGACGAATAGAAGACGCGACCCTTGCCGTATTTGCGCTTCCAGACGACCGGCATGGTCACCCCATCGATCCAGTAGGCATGTTCGCCGGTGAATGTGGTTGTTGCCAGCACCTCGTTCGAGGGGTCGACATGCATGTAATACTGCTCGGAATTGTAGGGGAAATCGGTAATCCCCTCCATCAGCGGGTCATCCGGTCGGGTGATGTTGACGGTGTAGTTGATGATGTTGCCAGGATGGGCAACCCACTGGCCTCCGATGATGAACTGGTAGTCGGTCGATTCGCGGAAGCTGTCGCCGGCGCCGCCATGATAGCCGGCAATGCCAACGCCGCTTTCGATGGCGGCAGCGAGGTTCTTCACCTCTTCCTTCTCGATCTTCGACATGGTGATGACGGGGACGATAAGGCTCAGATCGTGAATCGACGGATCGGCGAACGCTTCCGTGCTGTGCTCCACATAGACCTTGAAACCGTCTTCCTCGAGCATGTCCTTGATGATTGCGGCGCATTGTTCCGGTTCGTGGCCGGCCCAGCCGCCCCAGACGATCAGTGCTTCACGCATCGTGTATTCCTCCTGAAAATTACTTGCCGAGCAGTCCGTCGACGAGGGATTGAAAAAGCGGAGCGGGACGCTCCGTTGTCGTGGTGAGTGTCACCGTGCTGCCGGTATCGGACGCCTTCTGAAAGGCTTCCATCACTTCGAGCACGTGCAGCGCCAGATCGCCGTTTGCGCGATGCGGCCGGTTCGACCGGATGGCATGGGCGAGATCGGCGACGCCGAGAGAGCGATAGTTGCCGTCGGCATAGGGTAGGGTCACCGGCTGGTCCTCGAACTCGCCGCCCTTCTTCAGATATTCGACCGGGCCGGCGAAGCGGTTGGGATCCGGCACGATCAGCGTGCCCTCGGTACCGTAGACTTCGAGCGGAACATGCTTGTGGCCGGCCACATCGAAGCTCATGCCGATCTGCACGACTGCGCCATTGGCGAAAGCCATGACGCCGGCGACATGGGTCGGGATATGAACCGGGATGCGTTCGCCATTGCGGGGCTCGCTGGTGATGATGCGCTCTTTGCGCGGGGTCACCGCAAAGCCGGCAACCTTGGCGATCGGTCCCAGCAGATTGACGAGATCGGTGATGTAATAAGGACCCATGTCGAGCATCGGTCCGCCGCCGACTTCATAGTAGAAGGCCGGGTTGGGATGCCAGCGCTCGTGGCCAGGGCACATGAAGGTCGCGGTACCGCCGACCGGGATGCCGATGACACCCTCGTCGATCAGGGCGCGGGCAGTCTGATGGCCGCCACCGAGGAAAGTATCGGGGGCCGCGCCGATGCGCAGGCCCTTGGCCTTGGCGGCATCCGCCAATTTTTTCCCTTCTGCGAAATTAATCCCGAGTGGCTTTTCTGAATAGGTATGCTTGCCGGCTTCCAGTGCTTGCAGCCCGACGGCCACATGGGCCTTCGGAATGGTCAGGTTGACGATGATCTCGACTTTCGGGTCGGCGAGAAACTCGTCGACCGTGCGTGCTTGAAGGTTGAATTCAGAGGCCTTTGCCTCTGCAAGTTCGCGATTGAGGTCGGCCAGTCCGCGGATATCGAGGATCGGAAATGCCGATGTCATCGCCTTCAGATAGGCGCCCGAAATATTGCCGCATCCAATGATGCCGATACCGACTTTTTCCATCATGTCCTCCAACAATACAGGTTTTTGCGCGTCAAAGCGCTGGCCCGGTGGTACTCCAGGGCGATTCATAGAGTTCGTAGAGCGCGACGGCCGCTGCACCCCGTGCCCAGAAATCGTCGGTCGAATCATCGAAAACGAGTTCGCTGACGCCTTGCAGGGATGGCGGGATGGCCAGCGCATAGGCATCCCTCAGACTGTTGAGGAAGGGCTCACCCAGCGCGAGCGACGAACCGACGAGAATGACGCGCGGCGGTGCAAACAGCGTGACGATATTGGCGATCGTCAGCCCGACCGCCTCGCCGGCCCGTGCCGCTGCACCGATCAGTTGGTCGTCATCGGCCTGGATCATTGCCTGCACGTGCGTCATGCCGCGGCCGAGACGCACCGCTTCGGCGAAACGTCCATCGGTCTGCTGGTCGCCGAGAATGGCGCTTTCGCCGGCCTGGCTCGAAAGACGGACCACGCCCTGTTGGCCCATCCCGAGGACGAGGTCGCCGAGATTGTGGCTGAGGCCGCCGGCGCCGCGGAAAAGCTGGTTGTCATGAAGCACGCCGAGACCCAGCGTCTGCTCCAGCGAGATCAGAACCATGTCTTCGAGGTCGCGGGCCTTGCCGAACCAGTGATGGCCAAGGGTGATGGCATGAGCATCGCTCTCGATGATCGTCGGCGTCGATAGGCGGGCCGACATTTCCTTCGCAAAATCAACGTTGACTTCGCGGAATATCGGGCTTGAGCGGATGTAGCCCGTGCGATGCTCAATGACGCCGGGAAGTGCCAGACAGATGCTGTCTATATCACCGAGCGACAAGCCGATATCGACGACACAACGTCGTACGCCGTCTTCGACGAGATCGGCAATGACGGCGATCGGCTGACGATCGATGCGGATCGGCAATGTCAGCCTGGAGAGCACGTCCCCGCGGAAATTGGTGACGACGAAGATCATGCGGCTGGGGGCAATCTTGGCGCCGACCACACTGGCGGCATCCGGATTGAGCTCCAGCATGACGCGGGGTCTTCCACGCACGGCCTCGTTGCGGATATCGCCCTCATGGCGCGGCAGGATCAGCCCATCGTCGAGCAGCGAAGCGGTGATGGCCGAAACCGTCGTGGTCGAGAGCTCCGTACGCTCACTGATCTGGATACGAGAAATCGGACCATGGCGCCGGATCGTGTCGAGCACGTTCAAGCGGTTGATCGCACGCATTAATTCGGGATCCGCAGTCTTCATGAAAATTAGCCAGGCAATCGGTCTGTTGGTGCGATCCGTCTCGTATTTTTAACGGATTACGAAATAAATAGCAGCCAAAGGCCGGGCGCTGTCAAGGGAATTTGGTGAAAAATACGGCGATTGACTTGACATTGGGCAAAAGCTTCGTTGAATTAATCCGCATAGGGGAAAAATTGTGAGGATAGGTCCCCTGGGAGGAAAATCATGAATTTCATGCTGAAGAGCGCCGCCTTTGCCGGCAGGCGCATCGTATCCATGGCCGCGGCAGCCGGCATGTTGCTGGCCGGTGCTGGGGCTGCCTCGGCCGCGACTGTGGTTAAGTGGCTGCATCTCGAGCTCGATCCGAAATTTGTCGCGGTGTGGGAAGAGATCGTCAAGAAGTATGAGGCCCAACATCCAGACGTCGACATCCAGATGCAGTTTCTCGAAAACGAGGCCTTCAAGGCTAAACTTCCGACTTTGCTGCAGTCGGACGACGTTCCTGATTTCTTCTACAGCTGGGGCGGCGGCGTCCTGAAGCAGCAGTCGGAGACGGGAGCTCTCCAGGATGTGACGGCAGCCCTCGATGCGGATGGCGGCAAACTGCGCAAGGCCTATACGCCGGCCTCAGTCGACGGCCTGACCTTCGACGGCAAGACCTGGGCCATCCCATACAAGGTGGGCCTGGTCAGTTTCTTCTATAACAAGGCGCTGTTTGCCAAGGCCGGCGTCAAAGCCGAGGATATCAGGACCTGGACCGATTTCCTTGAGGCGGTCAAGAAGATCAAGGCTGCCGGCATCGTGCCGATTGCGGGCGGTGGCGGCGACAAATGGCCTATCCACTTCTACTGGAGCTATCTCGTCATGCGCGAAGGCGGCCAGAAGGTCTTCGAAGCCGCCAAGAACGGCGAGGGCGAAGGTTTCCTCGATCCTGCCGTCATCAAGGCCGGCGACGATCTCGCCGAACTCGGCAAGCTCGAACCTTTCCAGCCTGGATATCTCGGCGCGACCTGGCCGCAGACGCTCGGCGTCTTCGGTGACGGCAAGGCCGCGATGATCCTGGGCTTCGAAAATACGGAGGCCAACCAGCGCAAGAACGCCGGCGACGGCAAGGGTCTGGCACCCGACAATATCGGCCGTTTCGTTTTTCCGACGGTCGAAGGTGGCGCCGGCAAGCCAACGGATACGCTCGGCGGCCTGAACGGCTGGGCCGTCACCAAGAAGGCCTCCAAGGAAGCAATCGATTTTCTTGCTTTCCTGACGAATGCGGACAACGAGCGCATGATGGCAAAGGCCGGTATGCTCCTGCCTGTTGCAACCGGCGCCGATGATGGCGTCGTCAACCCGCTGCTCGCCGAATCGGCAAAACAGCTTGCGGGTTCGAGCTGGCATCAGAATTTCTTCGACCAGGATCTCGGTGCGGCCGTCGGCCGTGTCGTCAACGACGGGTCGGTGGAAATCGTCTCCGGACAGATGACTTCCAAGGACGGCGCCCAGATGATCCAGGACGCTTTCGAACTGGAGCAATAGTCAGCGCCCGCGGAGCTTCCCGGCGCTCTCGCCAGAAGCGGAGCGCCGGCATTGCTGCCGGCGAGATACGAAAGCAGGAACCATGGCGAATATTTCAGTCCTATCGACACCGAGTGCCGCAAGGCCGGCTAGACGAGCCGCAAACAGCAGGAGTTCGGTCGCGCACGACCGGCTGACGGTGCTGTTGCTCTTCCTGCCACCGGCGCTACTCCTGTTCACGCTCTTCGTCATCATGCCGATGGGCGAGGCGGCCTGGTACAGCCTCTATAAGTGGAACGGCTACGGCACACCGACCGAATTCATCGCGCTTCGCAATTTCCAGGTCCTGTTCCGCAACGCGGCTTTCACCCAGGCGCTGGTCAATAACGGCCTGATCATCGTCATCTCGATCTGCATCCAAGTGCCGCTCGCCATTTGGCTGGCGACGATGCTTGCACATCGTATTCCCGGCGTCGTCGGCTTCCGTCTGGTCTTTTTCCTGCCCTATGTGCTGGCGGATGTTGCAGCGGGCCTCATCTGGCGCTTCGTCTATGACGGCGATTACGGCCTGTTTGCAGCCGTTTCCAATTTCTTCGGTTTCGCCAATCCTTATGTGCTCGCCGACAAGGACGTGGCAATCTATGCGATACTCGGGGTCATCGTCTGGAAATATTTCGGATTTCACATGATGCTGTTCATCGCCGGCCTGCAATCGGTCGACAAGAACGTATTGGAGGCGGCCGAAATCGATGGCGCCACCGGCTGGCAGAAATTTCGTTACGTCACGCTGCCGCTGCTCGGCTCAACCTTGCGCCTTTCGATTTTCTTCGCCGTCGTCGGCTCGCTGCAGCTCTTCGACATGATCATGCCGCTGACCGGCGGCGGGCCGTCCAATTCCACGCAGACGATGGTCACCTTCCTCTACACCTATGGCGTCATGCGTATGCAGGTGGGCTTGGGCAGCGCCGTTGGCGTGGTGCTCTTCATCATCTGCGTCACGCTCGCCTTCGGTTACAAAAGGATCTTTATGCGTCATGACTGATATGAGCTCTTCCATCCGCACGAGCGTGTCCACACGCATTTATCTTTACGTGTCGCTGAGCCTGATTGCCGCGATCGTGCTCGTGCCGCTGGTGACGACGGCGCTCGGCGGCTTCAAGACGCTGGGCGACCTGCGCACCAACCCTTTCGGCCTGCCAACGGAATGGCAATGGGCGAATTATACCGACATTCTCTTCGGCGATCGTTACTGGTTGCAGATCGGCAATTCGCTTGTCATCGCGGCGCTCACGGTGCTCCTGACGCTGATCGTTTCGTCCATGGCGGCTTTTGCCTTTGCCCATGTCCGGTTCTTCGGCTCGTCGTTCCTGCTCAATTATTTCCTGCTCGGCCTGATGTTTCCGGCGGCGACTGCGATTCTGCCGCTCTTCATCCGCATTCGCGATCTTGGCCTCCTGAACACCTATTGGGGCGTGGTGCTGCCGCAGGTAGCCTTCGGTCTCGGCATGAGCATCCTGTTGTTTCGCAACTATTTCCGCAATCTTCCCGAAGAATTGTTTCAGGCGGCGTTCGTCGATGGCTGCGGTTATCTGCGCTTTTTCTGGCATATATCGCTGCCGCTTTCCCGCCCGATCGTCGCCACCGTCAGCATCATCTCCTTCGTCGGCAGCTGGAACAGTTATATTCTGCCGCTGATCATGCTGAATTCGGAGTCCAAATATCCCTGGCCGCTTGGCATCATGGTTTATCGCGGCGAATACGGGACGGAATGGCAGTTGGTGCTGGCCTTCATCACGCTGACGATCCTGCCCACCATCATCGTCTTTTTCATCGCCCAGAGGCACATCATCGCCGGATTGACCGCCGGCGCCGTGAAGTCCTGAGCCCGAGCCATTGGAGGTGCAATCATGGCATCCGTTTCACTAAACGATATTCGCAAAGCCTATGGTGCCATCGACGTCATTCACGGCATTTCGCTCAATATCGAAGATGGGGAATTCGTCGCCCTCGTCGGGCCGTCCGGCTGTGGAAAATCGACCCTTCTGCGCATGATCGCCGGCCTCGAAGAGATCACCGACGGCGAGATCGCCATCAACGGCAACGTCGTCAACGGCATGACGCCGCGCGAGCGCAACATCGCCATGGTCTTCCAGTCCTACGCGCTCTATCCGCATATGACCGTCGCGGAAAACATGGGCTTCAACCTGAAGCTCGCCGGTGTCGCAAAACCGCAAATCGAGGCGCGCGTGGCCGAGGCCGCCCGGATGCTGGATCTCGCGCCGCTTCTCCAGCGCAAGCCGGCCCAGCTTTCGGGCGGCCAGCGCCAGCGTGTCGCCATGGGCCGCGCTATCGTGCGAAATCCCGCCGTCTTCCTGTTCGACGAGCCGCTGTCCAACCTCGATGCCAAGCTGCGAGTGCAGATGCGTTCGGAAATCAAGACGTTGCACCAGAAGGTCAAGACCACCTCGATCTATGTCACACATGATCAGATCGAGGCGATGACGCTTGCCGACCGCATCGTCGTGCTCAATCACGGCAGGGTGGAGCAACAGGGTACGCCGCTCGAACTCTACAGGAAACCAGCCAATCTCTTCGTGGCTGCGTTCATCGGATCGCCGGCGATGAATATGCTTGAGGGTACGGTGGATGGCGAGGACGGTAAGCCGGCCGCGCGTCTTTCGGATGGCACTGCGATCCGCATCACTGCCGACCGCAGGGTCCGCCCCGGTCAGGCAGTGACGATCGGCCTGCGTCCAGAGCATTTGACGCCGGGCGGCAGGGATGGAAATGCGCTTGCCGGGCAGACCCTGCTTGTCGAGCCGACCGGTGCCCAGACGCATGTCGTCTTCGATCTGGCCGGCCAGCCGGTCACGGCCGTGGTGGATGGGGATTATGCTGTCCGCTACGGCACCCGCTTCGAGGCCAATATCGCCAGCGAACAGGTCCATATTTTTGACCGCAATACTGGTCTGGCGCTCTGATTTTGAAAAGGTGCTGATCGGCCGGGGTGATTTTGCCGTCGATATCAAATGAAATCCGCCGCCAGTCGTATGATTGGCGGCGGATTTATTTCTGTCAGCGCTTATTCTGCAGGCTGTGCGACCGGTGCCAGGAGATCGCTGTCGTCGCGCAAATTTCCGTTCATTGCGGCGGCGAAGCGGGTCTGGTCGAGTTCGTTTTCCCAGCGGGCCACGACGATCGTGGCAACCGCATTGCCGACGAGGTTGGTGAGCGCACGGCATTCCGACATGAAGCGGTCGATGCCGAGGATGAGCGCCATCCCGGCGATCGGAACCGAGGGGACGACCGAGAGTGTTGCGGCAAGCGTGATGAAGCCGGCGCCGGTGATGCCGGCGGCACCCTTGGAACTGAGCATGGCCACGAGCAGCAGCAGGATCTGGTCGCCGAAGCTCAGATGCGTATCCGTTGCCTGGGCGATGAAGAGCGCCGCCAGCGTCATGTAGATGTTGGTGCCGTCGAGATTGAACGAATAGCCGGTCGGGATGACGAGGCCGACGACGGAACGCTTGCAGCCGGCGCGTTCCATCTTGTTCATCAGGCCGGGCAGGGCGGCTTCGGATGACGACGTGCCGAGCACCAGCAGTAGCTCTTCCTTGATATAGCGGAGCAGCGCCAGGATGGAGAAGCCGTTGTAGCGGGCGACTGCACCGAGCACGACCAACACGAAGAGCAGCGACGTCAGGTAGAAGGTGCCGATCAGGAAGGCGAGGTTGGCGATCGCGCCAATGCCGTATTTGCCGATGGTAAACGCCATGGCACCGAAGGCGCCGATCGGCGCGAACTTCATCAGGATTGCGACGAGACGGAAGACCGGAGCCGTCAGGACCTGGAAGAAATCCAGTACAGGCTTGCCGCGTTCGCCGACGGAGCCGAGCGCAATGCCGAAAACGACGGAGAAGAACAGCACCTGCAGGATGTCGCCCTTGGCGAAGGCGCCGACGATCGTGTCCGGGATGATGTTCATCAGGAAGCCGACGATCGTCGCGTCATGAGCCTGGGCGGCATAATTGTTGACGGCCTTCGTATCCAGAGTTGCCGGATCGATATGCATGCCGGCACCGGGCTGCAGCACGTTTGAGACAACGAGGCCGACGACGAGCGCCAGCGTCGAGAAGACGAGGAAGTAGCCGAGCGCCTTGCCAACCACGCGGCCGAACTTCTTGAGGTCCGCCATGCCGGCAATGCCGGTTGTCACTGTCAGGAAGATGACGGGCGCGATCACCATGCGCACGAGCTTGATGAAGGCATCTCCAAGAGGCTGCAGCGAAGCGCCTAGAGAAGGGTAGAAGTGGCCAAGCAGAATGCCGGCGGCGATAGCCGTGAGAACCTGCACATAGAGGTGCTGGTAAAGGGGAGTTTTGCCGCGCGGTGTGGCGGCGTTCATAGCAATATCCATAGTGTCCTCCACTGTGCCGGACGCCGATGCGGCGGGCGGGCAAGTCATGATGGTCAAACAGCCTCCCGACTGTTGAGGGTATGGTTTGCAACACGCATGCCAGTTTCCGTTGCGA
The window above is part of the Rhizobium sp. WYJ-E13 genome. Proteins encoded here:
- a CDS encoding LLM class flavin-dependent oxidoreductase, coding for MTRSRQLRLGAFMRPVSLHTGAWRYPGSYPDANFNFAHLKSFAQKLEAAKFDAFFMADHLAVLNMPVEALKRSHTVTSFEPFTLLSALAAVTERIGLAATASTTFDEPYHIARRFASLDHISNGRAAWNIVTTSNPDAALNFGLDEHVEHGERYKRAREFYDVVTGLWDSFADDAFIRDRDSGIYFDPDKMHVLDHKGEELSVRGPLNIARPVQGWPVIVQAGQSDPGRQLAAETAEVVFCSPRDLDGGKALYADIKGRMQAIGRNRDHLKMLPAAFVVIGDSIEEARAKRLALDSLVHYDSAIASLSIALGHDASSFDPDAPLPDDIPDTNASKTGRAQVIKLAQEENLTVRQLAQRYGGYSGLAFVGTPESIADEMERWLDEEGSDGFNIVFPYLPQGLDDVTTRLVPELQRRGLFRRDYEGTTLREHLGLPRPENRFFS
- a CDS encoding DUF6665 family protein produces the protein MSVRPPQSFRQSFSAEGGVNVLEYELMSERASSLGRNGLKVESALAALKAWNPDRHGAEQRETLVNNASDAVWALFVQREICGLRNNKDVIQRYAIPGEVLARVGVIRK
- a CDS encoding ThuA domain-containing protein; its protein translation is MREALIVWGGWAGHEPEQCAAIIKDMLEEDGFKVYVEHSTEAFADPSIHDLSLIVPVITMSKIEKEEVKNLAAAIESGVGIAGYHGGAGDSFRESTDYQFIIGGQWVAHPGNIINYTVNITRPDDPLMEGITDFPYNSEQYYMHVDPSNEVLATTTFTGEHAYWIDGVTMPVVWKRKYGKGRVFYSSLGHVAKEFDVPQMKTIFRRGANWAAR
- a CDS encoding Gfo/Idh/MocA family protein — its product is MEKVGIGIIGCGNISGAYLKAMTSAFPILDIRGLADLNRELAEAKASEFNLQARTVDEFLADPKVEIIVNLTIPKAHVAVGLQALEAGKHTYSEKPLGINFAEGKKLADAAKAKGLRIGAAPDTFLGGGHQTARALIDEGVIGIPVGGTATFMCPGHERWHPNPAFYYEVGGGPMLDMGPYYITDLVNLLGPIAKVAGFAVTPRKERIITSEPRNGERIPVHIPTHVAGVMAFANGAVVQIGMSFDVAGHKHVPLEVYGTEGTLIVPDPNRFAGPVEYLKKGGEFEDQPVTLPYADGNYRSLGVADLAHAIRSNRPHRANGDLALHVLEVMEAFQKASDTGSTVTLTTTTERPAPLFQSLVDGLLGK
- a CDS encoding ROK family transcriptional regulator, yielding MKTADPELMRAINRLNVLDTIRRHGPISRIQISERTELSTTTVSAITASLLDDGLILPRHEGDIRNEAVRGRPRVMLELNPDAASVVGAKIAPSRMIFVVTNFRGDVLSRLTLPIRIDRQPIAVIADLVEDGVRRCVVDIGLSLGDIDSICLALPGVIEHRTGYIRSSPIFREVNVDFAKEMSARLSTPTIIESDAHAITLGHHWFGKARDLEDMVLISLEQTLGLGVLHDNQLFRGAGGLSHNLGDLVLGMGQQGVVRLSSQAGESAILGDQQTDGRFAEAVRLGRGMTHVQAMIQADDDQLIGAAARAGEAVGLTIANIVTLFAPPRVILVGSSLALGEPFLNSLRDAYALAIPPSLQGVSELVFDDSTDDFWARGAAAVALYELYESPWSTTGPAL
- a CDS encoding extracellular solute-binding protein, which gives rise to MNFMLKSAAFAGRRIVSMAAAAGMLLAGAGAASAATVVKWLHLELDPKFVAVWEEIVKKYEAQHPDVDIQMQFLENEAFKAKLPTLLQSDDVPDFFYSWGGGVLKQQSETGALQDVTAALDADGGKLRKAYTPASVDGLTFDGKTWAIPYKVGLVSFFYNKALFAKAGVKAEDIRTWTDFLEAVKKIKAAGIVPIAGGGGDKWPIHFYWSYLVMREGGQKVFEAAKNGEGEGFLDPAVIKAGDDLAELGKLEPFQPGYLGATWPQTLGVFGDGKAAMILGFENTEANQRKNAGDGKGLAPDNIGRFVFPTVEGGAGKPTDTLGGLNGWAVTKKASKEAIDFLAFLTNADNERMMAKAGMLLPVATGADDGVVNPLLAESAKQLAGSSWHQNFFDQDLGAAVGRVVNDGSVEIVSGQMTSKDGAQMIQDAFELEQ
- a CDS encoding carbohydrate ABC transporter permease codes for the protein MANISVLSTPSAARPARRAANSRSSVAHDRLTVLLLFLPPALLLFTLFVIMPMGEAAWYSLYKWNGYGTPTEFIALRNFQVLFRNAAFTQALVNNGLIIVISICIQVPLAIWLATMLAHRIPGVVGFRLVFFLPYVLADVAAGLIWRFVYDGDYGLFAAVSNFFGFANPYVLADKDVAIYAILGVIVWKYFGFHMMLFIAGLQSVDKNVLEAAEIDGATGWQKFRYVTLPLLGSTLRLSIFFAVVGSLQLFDMIMPLTGGGPSNSTQTMVTFLYTYGVMRMQVGLGSAVGVVLFIICVTLAFGYKRIFMRHD
- a CDS encoding carbohydrate ABC transporter permease is translated as MTDMSSSIRTSVSTRIYLYVSLSLIAAIVLVPLVTTALGGFKTLGDLRTNPFGLPTEWQWANYTDILFGDRYWLQIGNSLVIAALTVLLTLIVSSMAAFAFAHVRFFGSSFLLNYFLLGLMFPAATAILPLFIRIRDLGLLNTYWGVVLPQVAFGLGMSILLFRNYFRNLPEELFQAAFVDGCGYLRFFWHISLPLSRPIVATVSIISFVGSWNSYILPLIMLNSESKYPWPLGIMVYRGEYGTEWQLVLAFITLTILPTIIVFFIAQRHIIAGLTAGAVKS
- a CDS encoding ABC transporter ATP-binding protein, with the protein product MASVSLNDIRKAYGAIDVIHGISLNIEDGEFVALVGPSGCGKSTLLRMIAGLEEITDGEIAINGNVVNGMTPRERNIAMVFQSYALYPHMTVAENMGFNLKLAGVAKPQIEARVAEAARMLDLAPLLQRKPAQLSGGQRQRVAMGRAIVRNPAVFLFDEPLSNLDAKLRVQMRSEIKTLHQKVKTTSIYVTHDQIEAMTLADRIVVLNHGRVEQQGTPLELYRKPANLFVAAFIGSPAMNMLEGTVDGEDGKPAARLSDGTAIRITADRRVRPGQAVTIGLRPEHLTPGGRDGNALAGQTLLVEPTGAQTHVVFDLAGQPVTAVVDGDYAVRYGTRFEANIASEQVHIFDRNTGLAL
- a CDS encoding dicarboxylate/amino acid:cation symporter; protein product: MDIAMNAATPRGKTPLYQHLYVQVLTAIAAGILLGHFYPSLGASLQPLGDAFIKLVRMVIAPVIFLTVTTGIAGMADLKKFGRVVGKALGYFLVFSTLALVVGLVVSNVLQPGAGMHIDPATLDTKAVNNYAAQAHDATIVGFLMNIIPDTIVGAFAKGDILQVLFFSVVFGIALGSVGERGKPVLDFFQVLTAPVFRLVAILMKFAPIGAFGAMAFTIGKYGIGAIANLAFLIGTFYLTSLLFVLVVLGAVARYNGFSILALLRYIKEELLLVLGTSSSEAALPGLMNKMERAGCKRSVVGLVIPTGYSFNLDGTNIYMTLAALFIAQATDTHLSFGDQILLLLVAMLSSKGAAGITGAGFITLAATLSVVPSVPIAGMALILGIDRFMSECRALTNLVGNAVATIVVARWENELDQTRFAAAMNGNLRDDSDLLAPVAQPAE